GTGACGTGTCGGTGCGGGTGCGGGTGCGGGTGCGCTGTGGCCGCTCGCGACCGCGCGGCGCGGTCGTACATCGATACGGCCCCGCGCCCCTGGGTGGGTCCGGTGCGCCTCGCGCAATAGGGTGGGGGCGCACCGAACCGTCGTAGCGCACCCTGGGAGAACACGCATGGCACCCGGCCTTCCTACCGCCATGGACCGACCGCACTTCATCGGCATCGGTGGGGCGGGGATGTCGGGGATCGCGAAGATCCTGGCTCAGCGCGGCGCGAAGGTGGCCGGCAGCGACGCCAAGGAGTCCGAGACCGCGGCGGCGCTGCGGGCACTCGGGGCGACCGTGCACATCGGCCATGCCGCCGGCCACCTGGCCGACGACGCCAGCTGTGTCGTCGTGTCGTCGGCGATCCGCGCGGACAACCCGGAGCTGGCCCGCGCGGCCGAGCTGGGGATTCCGGTGGTCCACCGTTCGGACGCGCTCGCCCGGCTGATGGACGGGACGCGGCCGATCGCCGTCGCCGGCACCCACGGCAAGACGACCACCACGTCCATGCTCGCGGTGTCGCTGTCCGAGCTGGGCCTCAACCCCTCGTACGCGATCGGCGGCGACCTGGACGCGCCCGGTTCCAACGCGCTGCACGGCGAGGGCGAGATCTTCGTCGCCGAGGCGGACGAGTCGGACCGCAGCTTCCACAAGTACGCGCCCGAGGTCGCCATCGTCCTCAACGTCGAGCTGGACCACCACGCCAACTACGCCTCGATGGACGAGATCTACGCGTCCTTCGAGACCTTCGCCCAGAAGATCGTGCCCGGCGGCACCCTGGTGATCGCCGCCGACCACGAGGGCGCGCGGGAACTGACCCGGCGGGTCGAGGGCGTGCGGGTCGTGACGTACGGCGAGGCCGAGGACGCCGACGTGCGAGTGCTGTCCGTCGTCCCGCAGGGGCTGAAGAGCGAGGTGACCGTGCTGCTCGACGGGCAGCAGCTCACCTTCACGGTCTCCGTGCCCGGCCGCCACTACGCGCACAACGCCGTCGCCGCGCTGGCCGCGGGCGTCGCCCTGGGCGTCCCGGCCGCGGAACTGGCCCCCGCCCTGGCCGCGTACACAGGCGTCAAGCGCCGGCTCCAGCTCAAGGGCGAGGCGGCGGGCGTCCAGGTCATCGACTCCTACGCCCACCACCCGACGGAGATGACGGCCGACCTCGAGGCGATGCGCGCGGCGGTCGGCGACGCCCGCATCCTCGTCCTCTTCCAGCCGCACCTGTTCTCCAGGACCCAGGAACTCGGCAAGGAGATGGGGCAGGCGCTGGCCCTCGCGGACGCCTCCGTCGTCCTCGACATCTACCCCGCCCGCGAGGACCCGATCCCGGGCGTGACCAGCGAGCTGATCATCGACGCGGCCAGGGCGGCGGGCGCGGACGTGACCGCGGTGCACGACAAGGACCTGGCACCGGAGGTCGTGGCGGGAATGGCGAAGGCGGGTGATCTCGTTCTCACCATGGGCGCGGGCGACGTGACGGACCTGGGCCCGCACATTCTGGACCGTCTTTCCCAGTAAGGGGCTGAGGCTCATGTCGTACGACGTCGAAAAGCCGGACGAGCAGTGGCGGACGGAGCTGACCCCGGCCGAGTACGCCGTACTGCGGCAGGCCGCGACCGAGCCCGCGTTCACCGGTGAGTACACCGACACCAAGGCCGAGGGCGTCTACTCCTGTCGCGCCTGCGGTGCCGAACTGTTCACCTCCGAGACCAAGTTCGACTCCCACTGCGGCTGGCCGTCCTTCTTCGACCCGAAGGACACCGAAGCAGTGGAGCTGATCGAGGACCGCTCGCACGGGATGCTGCGCACCGAGGTGCGGTGCGCCCGGTGCGGTTCGCACCTCGGACACGTGTTCGCGGGCGAGGGGTACGGGACCCCGACCGACCAGCGGTACTGCATCAACAGCATCTCGCTGCGGCTGGCGGAGGACGGCGAGGGCTGACGGCCCGGGCTGACGGCGAGGGCGGCCGGCCCGGGCTGACCGGTTGACGGCGAGGGCGGCCGAGGAGGTCGACGGCTCACAGCTGTTTGCGCTGTACCAGCGCCGAGAGCACCAGCATCCCGGGCAGCATGGGCAGCCACACCGTCAGCACCCGGTAGCCGATGACCGTCGCCGTGGCGAGGGGCAGCGGGGTGCCGTAGCCGGCCAGGGTGAGGACCAGCGCCGCGTCGACCGGGCCGATGCCGCCGGGTGCGGGGACGGCACCGGCCGCGGTGCTCGCCGCGAGGAACGCGAAGAGCAGCTGCGGCCAGGACAGGGGCAGGCCCAACGCCGTTCCCACCGACGCCACCACGCTCGCCTGGATCAGCGGCGCCGCGATCGCTCCGCCCCACAGGGGGAGGAAGCGGGCGGGGCGGGTGTGCAGATGCCGGGCGTCGGTGAGGGCCGTACGGACGAAGTCCAGTGCGGGGCGGCGCAGCGGCCGGACGAGGACGAGCAGCGCCGCGGTCGCCGCGGGGGCCAGCAGGATGCCCGCGGCGGCCAGGAGCAGCGTCCGTCCCTCAGGGAGAAGCCTGGCGGGGGGTACGGCGCTGGGCGTGGCGAGCAGGAAGATCAGCACAACGGGTGTCTTCGCCACGGCTCTGACCAGGGAGTACAGGGCGATCGAGGCGGTGGCGCGAGGGAGGGCGACGCCCTGGCGCTGGAGGAAGCGGACCGTGACCGCGTGGGCGCCGATGCTCGCGGGCAGTATGTGGTTCGCGGCGCCCGCGGCGATCTGGGAGGCCACCAGCAGACCCGGTGGCAGCCGGTCCGGGATCGCCCCCTGGCGGACACAGGCCGCGGCGACCGAGCCCAGGTAGGTGAAGAGGAGCCCCACCAGCAGCCACCAGGGGTCGGCGGTGGCGAGCAGGGCGGCGCCGTCTCGCACGGCATGCCAGTCGACCGCCGCCCACACCGCGAGCAGCACGATCGGGGACAGGGTCAGGGCCCGGCGGGTGGCGGTGGCTGCCAGAGGGCGGCGGCGGTCTTCCGCGAGCGGGGGCTGCGGCGGGGGCGGGGACGCGGGGTCGTCGAGGGGCAGCAGGGACACGGCGCACGTCGTCCTTCCGCGTCGTGACCGCGCGCGGCGGCGCGACGGATCGGGCCTGGGGAGGGGACGGGGAAGTCGTTCCCCTCCGGTGTGACGGTGCGGTGTCCGTAAGCCGACGGAGTGCGGGCCGAAGGGCGACCGCAGTGCGGTGAGGCGGGGTGCCGTGCGGCGAGTGCCGTGAGGCGGGGTGCGGTGAGGTGCTGTGAAGCGGGGTGCTGTGAGGTGCCGTGAGGCGGGGGGAAGCGCGGTGAGGCTGTGGGATTTCTGCCCGTACCCCCCGGGGTTCATCCCGGACGCGTCCCGAGGTTCACCGGCCCGCAGTACGGTCGGTCCCTGCCGGGATGATCGTTGCGGTTGCGGTTGCGGTTGCGGTTGCGGTTGCGGTTGCGGTTGCCGCGGGCGCGGCGGCCGACGTCGTGTCGTGCCGTGCGCAGAGACTCCCGGATCACCGATTTCTTCGCGTTACCGCGTTACCGCGTTACCGCGTTACCGCGTTACCGCGTTAGCGGTCTACGGTGCCCCGCCCGGTCGGGACCGGTCCCCGCGGCAGCGTCACCGTGAACACCGTGGCTCCCTCCTCGTCGCCCAGCTCCAGCGAGCCCCCGTGTGCCCGCACCAGGGACCGGGCGACCGACAGGCCGAGGCCGCTGCCGCCGCGGTCGCGGCTGCGGGCCTTGTCGACGCGGTAGAACCGGTCGAAGACCCGGTCGCGGTCGCCGGGCGGGATACCGGGGCCCTTGTCGGTGACGTGGACGTGTGCCGTGTCCGGCGAGACGGTGACCTCGACGCGGACCGCGGTCCCGGCCGGGGTGTGCACGGCCGCGTTGGTGAGGAGGTTGTCCAGGACCTGGCGGATGCGGTGCGGGTCCATCCGCAGCGGTACGACGGCCGGGCCGGGGGACACCGTCAGCGGATGGCCGGGGTGGCTCGCGCGGAACGCGTCGGCCGCCTGCTCGACCAGCTCCACCAGGTCGGCGTTCTCCATCCGAAGGGGCGTCTCCACCTCGGCCGCGTCCAGGCGGGCGAGCAGCAGGAGATCGTCGAGGAGGAACCCCATCCGGGCGGCCTCGGCGCGCAGGCGGGCCAGGTGCTTGTCACGTTCCTCGGGGGCGTTGGCGGCCGCGTACTGGAAAAGGTCCGCGTAACCGCGTACCGACATCAGGGGCGTGCGCAGTTCGTGCGAGGCGTCGGCGACGAAACGGCGCAGGCGCTGTTCGGCCTCCGCCCGCACGGCGAGGGAGTCGTCGATGTGCTGCAACATCGTGTTGAAGGCCGTGCGCAGCTCCTCGACCTCCGGACCGCCGCCGGGGGCGTCCGCGCGCAGGTGCAGCCGGGACGCCGACTCGGTCAGGTCGTGCGAGGCGATGCCGTGCGCGGTGTGCGCCATGTCGCTCAACGGTTTCAGACCGTGTTTCAGCATCCGCCGGCCGAACACCACGAGTGCCAGCAGGGCGAGGCCGAAGGCGACCACCTGCATGGTGATCAGCTGACGCACGGTGCCGTCGATGTCCTCCGTCGGCGCGGCGCTGACCAGCACGACACCGGGCGAGACCTCGCAGGCGCGCAGCAGATAGGTGCCTTCGCCGTCGATCCGTACCGTGCGGGTGACCTCGGCGTCGACATCCTCCATCCGCCGGGCGAGGGCGGTGAGCGCCGTGGTGTCCGAGGGCACGTCGGCGGGCTTGCGCAGCACGGCCGAGCCCGGCGAGACGTCGTACACGGCCGTGTACCAGCCGTAGTACGGCTTGCGCTCCACGACGCCGTGCGCCTTGGCGTCCTTGGACTGGACGACCTGCACCAGCTTGATCTGGTCCCGCAGCTGATGATTCAGGTAGTCCCGCATGTACATGGTCAGCGTGGCGCCGACCACCGCGAACACGACGAGCGACAGCGCGCCCAGGCCGAGCGCCAGCCGGGTGCCGAGCCGCATTCTGCGGTACGCGTGCCAGAAGCGGCCGATCACTCGGCCGCCTGCCGGATCACGTACCCGAAACCGCGTACCGTCTGGATCAGCGGGTCGTCGCCCGTCGTGTCGAGCTTGCGACGCAGTCGGCTGACGACCAGTTCGACGACGTTGGAACGACCGCCGAAACCGTATTCCCACACATGGTCGAGGATCTGCGCCTTGGTGAGCACGGTCGGCGACTTCCGCATCAGGTAGCGCAGCACCTCGTACTCGGTGGGTGTCAGCGTCAGCGCTTTTCCGCCGCGCCGGACCTCCCGGGTGTCCTCGTCCATGGTGAGGTCCGCCACCCGCAGCACGGAGCGCTGGACACCGGGACCGGCACTGCGCCGCAGCACGGTCCGCAGCCGGGCCATCAACTCCTCCACGGCAAACGGTTTCACCAGATAGTCGTCCCCGCCCCGGGTCAGCCCCGCGACCCGGTCGGCGACCCCGTCGCGAGCCGTCAGGAACACCACCGGCACCATCGTCCCGCTGTGCCGCAGCCGGTCGAGCACGCCGAAGCCGTCGATGTCGGGCAGCATCAGGTCGAGCACCACGATGTCGGGGTGGAAGTCGGCGGCGCGGTGCAGCGCCTCCGCACCCGAGTTCGCGGTGACCGCGTCCCAGCCTTCGTAGCGGGCGACCGTCGCCACGAGATCGGCGATCGGCGGGTCGTCGTCCACGACGAGGAGTCGTACTTTTTCCACCTGCTCATAGTGCGCCACGCACCCCGCAGCGCCAGACCCGCGTCTCACGCGCGGGCGAATCGATAAGATCTTGAAAGTTGCACGACAGGAAAACGACAGCGAAGCACGGACAAGCTCTGTGTTCTGAGGACCCGAACTAGGAGTTTCCGTCCGTGACGACCGTCCAATCGCCTCCCGTACCCCCCACGGCGATACGTCCCAAAGTAGTGGCCCGCACCGGCCTGTACGCCGTGCTGGCCGCGAACGCGGCCGTCGTGACCCTCTTCGCCGTCCAGGCGGGCTTCGCCTCCAACGCGCTGGTCGTGATCGGCCGCTTCGCCGGCCTGTACAGCGCCCTGCTGATGGCGTTCCAACTGCTGCTGATCGCCCGGCTGCCCTGGCTGGACCGCCGCATCGGCATGGACCGGCTGACCAATTGGCACCGGTGGACCGGTTTCGGCCTGTTGTGGACGTTGGCCGGCCATGTGGTGTTCATCACCTTCGGCTACGCCGAATCCTCGTCGATGAACCCGGTGAGCCAGCTCGTCGACCTCGCCGAGACCGTCGAGGGCGTGCTGCGCGCCGCCGTCGCGATGGTGCTGATCCTGGCCATCGGCGGCGCCTCCGGCCGCTGGGCCCGCCGGCGCCTCGCCTACGAGACCTGGCACTTCATCCACCTGTACGCGTACGTCGCCGTGGTGCTGGCCTTCACGCACCAGGTCGCGGTCGGGACGACCTTCACCGCGTCGTCCGCCGCCACGGTGTACTGGTACGTGGTGTGGGGCGTCGCCCTCGGCTCGGTGTTCCTGGGCCGGCTGGCCCTGCCGCTGTGGCGGAACTGGCGCCACCAGCTGCGCGTCGAGGCCGTTGTTCCCGAGGCCGACAACGTCGTAAGCGTTTACATCACCGGTCGTGACCTGGACCGGCTGCCCGCCCGGGCCGGCCAGTTCTTCCTGTGGCGGTTCCTGACCAAGGACCGCTGGTGGCAGGCGAACCCCTTCTCCCTCTCGGCCGCGCCCGACGGCACCCGGCTGCGCCTCACCGCGAAGGCGGCCGGCGACGGTTCCGCCGGACTGCGCCACCTCAAGCCCGGCACCCGCGTCTTCGCCGAGGGCCCCTACGGCGCCTTCACCGCCATGCACCGCACCCGGCCCGAGGCCCTGCTCATCGCCGGCGGCGTCGGTGTCACCCCGATCCGGGCGCTCCTCGAGGAGATCCACGGGCACGCGGTGGTCATCTACCGGGTGGCCGGCGAGCGGGACGCCGTGCTCTACGACGAGCTGCGCGAACTCGCCCTGACCAAGGGCGCCGAGCTGCACCTGGTCACCGGACCGCCGGTGCCGGACCGACTGGCGCCGCGTGAACTCTCCGCGCTCGTACCGGACATCGCGGAGCGGGACGTCTTCCTGTGCGGGCCGCCGCCGATGATGAACGCGGTCCTCGGCACCCTGCGCGAGCTGGACGTGCCCAAGCCGCAGATCCACTTCGAACGCTTCAGCCTGGCTGGATGAGAGATACGAGAAAACACTGTGAAGCGAGTAATACCTGTCCTGGTCCTGTCCGTGGCGGGTCTGATCCCGGTCTGGCGCTACGAGCCGTCGACCGGTACGACATCCACCACCGAGGCCGCCTCGACGCCCTCCGTGTCCTCCTCCACGTCCTCCTCCGGCTCCTCGGGATCGACCACGTTCACCGGTACGACCGTGGCCACGGAGAAGGGCGACGTCCAGGTTCAGATCACCTACGACGGCGACAAGATCACGGCTGTGAAGATGCTCAAGCAGCCGAATCACCCCCAGACGACCGCGGCGGTGCCGAAGC
The sequence above is a segment of the Streptomyces asoensis genome. Coding sequences within it:
- a CDS encoding response regulator transcription factor — protein: MEKVRLLVVDDDPPIADLVATVARYEGWDAVTANSGAEALHRAADFHPDIVVLDLMLPDIDGFGVLDRLRHSGTMVPVVFLTARDGVADRVAGLTRGGDDYLVKPFAVEELMARLRTVLRRSAGPGVQRSVLRVADLTMDEDTREVRRGGKALTLTPTEYEVLRYLMRKSPTVLTKAQILDHVWEYGFGGRSNVVELVVSRLRRKLDTTGDDPLIQTVRGFGYVIRQAAE
- the murC gene encoding UDP-N-acetylmuramate--L-alanine ligase, with translation MAPGLPTAMDRPHFIGIGGAGMSGIAKILAQRGAKVAGSDAKESETAAALRALGATVHIGHAAGHLADDASCVVVSSAIRADNPELARAAELGIPVVHRSDALARLMDGTRPIAVAGTHGKTTTTSMLAVSLSELGLNPSYAIGGDLDAPGSNALHGEGEIFVAEADESDRSFHKYAPEVAIVLNVELDHHANYASMDEIYASFETFAQKIVPGGTLVIAADHEGARELTRRVEGVRVVTYGEAEDADVRVLSVVPQGLKSEVTVLLDGQQLTFTVSVPGRHYAHNAVAALAAGVALGVPAAELAPALAAYTGVKRRLQLKGEAAGVQVIDSYAHHPTEMTADLEAMRAAVGDARILVLFQPHLFSRTQELGKEMGQALALADASVVLDIYPAREDPIPGVTSELIIDAARAAGADVTAVHDKDLAPEVVAGMAKAGDLVLTMGAGDVTDLGPHILDRLSQ
- the msrB gene encoding peptide-methionine (R)-S-oxide reductase MsrB codes for the protein MSYDVEKPDEQWRTELTPAEYAVLRQAATEPAFTGEYTDTKAEGVYSCRACGAELFTSETKFDSHCGWPSFFDPKDTEAVELIEDRSHGMLRTEVRCARCGSHLGHVFAGEGYGTPTDQRYCINSISLRLAEDGEG
- a CDS encoding sensor histidine kinase, with translation MIGRFWHAYRRMRLGTRLALGLGALSLVVFAVVGATLTMYMRDYLNHQLRDQIKLVQVVQSKDAKAHGVVERKPYYGWYTAVYDVSPGSAVLRKPADVPSDTTALTALARRMEDVDAEVTRTVRIDGEGTYLLRACEVSPGVVLVSAAPTEDIDGTVRQLITMQVVAFGLALLALVVFGRRMLKHGLKPLSDMAHTAHGIASHDLTESASRLHLRADAPGGGPEVEELRTAFNTMLQHIDDSLAVRAEAEQRLRRFVADASHELRTPLMSVRGYADLFQYAAANAPEERDKHLARLRAEAARMGFLLDDLLLLARLDAAEVETPLRMENADLVELVEQAADAFRASHPGHPLTVSPGPAVVPLRMDPHRIRQVLDNLLTNAAVHTPAGTAVRVEVTVSPDTAHVHVTDKGPGIPPGDRDRVFDRFYRVDKARSRDRGGSGLGLSVARSLVRAHGGSLELGDEEGATVFTVTLPRGPVPTGRGTVDR
- a CDS encoding ferredoxin reductase family protein; this encodes MTTVQSPPVPPTAIRPKVVARTGLYAVLAANAAVVTLFAVQAGFASNALVVIGRFAGLYSALLMAFQLLLIARLPWLDRRIGMDRLTNWHRWTGFGLLWTLAGHVVFITFGYAESSSMNPVSQLVDLAETVEGVLRAAVAMVLILAIGGASGRWARRRLAYETWHFIHLYAYVAVVLAFTHQVAVGTTFTASSAATVYWYVVWGVALGSVFLGRLALPLWRNWRHQLRVEAVVPEADNVVSVYITGRDLDRLPARAGQFFLWRFLTKDRWWQANPFSLSAAPDGTRLRLTAKAAGDGSAGLRHLKPGTRVFAEGPYGAFTAMHRTRPEALLIAGGVGVTPIRALLEEIHGHAVVIYRVAGERDAVLYDELRELALTKGAELHLVTGPPVPDRLAPRELSALVPDIAERDVFLCGPPPMMNAVLGTLRELDVPKPQIHFERFSLAG
- a CDS encoding lysylphosphatidylglycerol synthase transmembrane domain-containing protein, with amino-acid sequence MSLLPLDDPASPPPPQPPLAEDRRRPLAATATRRALTLSPIVLLAVWAAVDWHAVRDGAALLATADPWWLLVGLLFTYLGSVAAACVRQGAIPDRLPPGLLVASQIAAGAANHILPASIGAHAVTVRFLQRQGVALPRATASIALYSLVRAVAKTPVVLIFLLATPSAVPPARLLPEGRTLLLAAAGILLAPAATAALLVLVRPLRRPALDFVRTALTDARHLHTRPARFLPLWGGAIAAPLIQASVVASVGTALGLPLSWPQLLFAFLAASTAAGAVPAPGGIGPVDAALVLTLAGYGTPLPLATATVIGYRVLTVWLPMLPGMLVLSALVQRKQL